TGGTGCATATGGAACTGGAAAAACCCATGCAGCTTTTGTAATTAAACATCTATTATCAGATGACATTAATGATGTTATGGGTTATCTCTCAAAATATGAGATACCCAGCAATTTAAGGGACAAACTGCTTGAGCTTAGAGAAAACAACAAAATCTTGGTGGTTTACAATTATGGGTCAAGTGATATAACCTCTGAAAGAAAGCTTCTTCTTGTGTTGCAAGATAGAATCCAAAAAGAACTAAAGAGGATAGTCAAAGAACAAAATACTGATAAGCCCTTCATTACAAAGACTGAAATTGAACTGCTAAAAGAAAGACTAGAAGATACAGTGATTAACTGGGATGAATTCATAAAAAAACATGAAGAATTCTATGAAATGGGAATTGAAAGCAAAGAGGATATCCTTGAGAAGTTAAACCAAGAAGAGATTGATATAGATTTTGTTGAGTATTTAATTGAATCTCTTGAAGAAGATGGAATAAGCCCATCCTCTAATAGATTCAATGTTGAGACTTTTGTTAACTGGCTAAAAGAGATATTTGAGAGTGGAATAGTGTCTAGGATAGTATTCATATGGGATGAATTTTCAGACTTCTTTAACCAAGACCATCCTCCCTTGACAACACTCCAAAAACTTGCTGAGATTACAAAATCAATACCATTTTACTTGATTCTCATAACACATAGACATCCCAACCAGTTCAAAAGTGCCAGAGTAGATGACATTCAAAAAATCCAAGCCAGATTCAATCTTATTCACTATTACATGGAACCTGTGACAATCTATCAATTAATGTCAAATGTAATACAGCCAAAGAACTCTGAAGAATGGAAGAAATTTGTGAAACAACAATGGGAACAGTTATCAATGTATTACTATCTTGAAGATGAAGTCATGAAGCTAATCTCTGAAGAGAAAAATGCAAATTTGAAGGATATGAAGAAACTATTCCCAATACATCCATACTCTGTTTATCTGGCAGCTAGGATTTCACAACATATTGGCTCATATCAAAGAACACTCTTTAAATTCTTGAAAGGAGGAGAAAAAGCTGAGACTGTATCCTTTAGAAAATTTATCAATGAATATCCAAAAGGGATGTGGTACCTCCTAACTCCTGACTTCTTATGGGAATATTTCTTTGTATCAAATGAGGGCATCCACATATTCCACCAAGACATTGTAGAGATTATCAACTATTGGGATACATGGAAAGATAAATTATCAGAAGAAGAGCTAAAAGTGTTCAATGTCATAATGATGCTAAGTGCATTAATGAAGAGAGTTTCTTCTGTACCATTACTTAAGCCCTCTAGAGAAGCCCTTAAAGTGGCATTTTCCGGAACTCCCTTATATCTGAAGCTTCAAGAAGTTATTAATTCTCTAATGAAAAAAGGAATCATAGCAAGTATAGGGGATGAATTCATCTTACCTTACATGGGACAAATTGACATAAGCAATATTGAGGCACCAAGATTTAGTTTATTTATCAAAAACAATGAAGCTATTTTATCCAAGGTTAAACAATTAGTAACTTTAGGAAAAGAAAGACTCTCAGTCAGATTCAATGCCAAAAATCAAGATATCCCTGTTATTCCAGTTGAAGACTTGGCACTTATGAGAACTCCAAATATCAAAAAAGAACCATATCAGTTGAATGTCATATTTGGTGTTATGAAAGAAGAGACCCCTCTTTCAGAGATTAAAGAAAAATTGACAAAGATAGCACAGAACTATCCAAATACTGTGTTCATTGTGTCACTATCTGAACTGGGTGACAAAAACTGGGAAGAAATAGAATTAAACTATAAACATCAGAAAGCACATGAGAAAGCAAATAGGTTTAAAGAAGCAGAGTACTTTAAGAAGAACATTGACTTCATTGTTGATAAGTGGATGAGCAACATTGAAAATGGAAGATTCCTTGTAGTTTCTCTACTTGAAAATGGCACTGAGAAAGAGTTGATGGTTGAAGATAACATTTACACAGCCAAAGCATTGTCCTCAGTTCTCAACTCAATTATAAAGAAAGTGTTCAATCATGGACTGGATGAATGGATTAAAAATGACACTCTCTGGAGATATGAGAAAAGACCTGAAGCAATTATTAAAAGAACACTAAAAGCATTCCCCCAGCTTGGAAAAGGACAAACTAGAGAGATTTACAATCTGCTGGTAGATACCTGGAGAATTGTGGATATACAGGGAGAGTTCATACCTGAAGAGTGCAACCCACAAAAAATACCAGTATGTGCAATGAGAAGAAGAATCAAGGAACTATTCCCAGAGACTGAAGAGAGAGTCTCATTATTCCTGTTGTGGGATGAATTGACCAAACCTCCATTTGGGTTGTATCCTTCAAAAATTGGGGGGATAATATTTGCATTGTTATTAAAAGAATTCAGCAAAGGTTATTATTACACAGATGGAATAAATGATGGGGAGCTAGATGTTGGTACCTTGGGAGATTTGATAACTGAAACAATTACTAAGAGGAAAGAATTCTTCATACAAAGACTAAGTTATGAGCAGAGAAGATTCTCTGAGTTATTAAAAGAGATTTTTACTTTGGATACAGAGTCAAAATATCCCAGAACAGCAATAATAGATGTAAGATTCAAAATCAAGTCCACATTGAAGTATCCTATATGGGCAATAAAATATGGTCCCTTCAAACTAACAGAGGAAGAAGAAGTCCTTATTGATGTCTTGGATTTTGTAATCAAAAATGAAGAAATTGACAAGCAGGGCACCCAATTACCCAAGGGAATTGAAGAACCAATCAAAGACATTGTATATACACTAGATGGACCTGCACAGGATTTAAAAGAAAAATTAAGATATGCCTCTAACCATCCAGAATATTATCAGAAAGGATTCTTCAACTTCATACTCAGGAGCCTAACCTCTAATACAATAGAGGGGGAACTAAATAGTGAACAGGGACTAAAAAGAGCACAATTTTATCAGAAGCTTGAAGACAAAATAAGAGAACTTCTTCAGGAAGAGCCATGGGCATGGAGAGAAGAAGAAGTCAAAAAGGTAATCCAAATCCTTGAGTATGAGATTCTTCTAACTAGAGAGCTCTCAAAAGTATTGCACATTAGCAAGGAAGTTATGTTCTTGGAGGACTTAATAGAGAACCTAAAAGAGAAACTACAAAACCTTGAACTGCTACCTCTCTGGATGTATGAATACCATCCCCAGCTAGTGGAGAAACCCAATCCAGACATCATAGCAATATTGAGAGCATTGTCCCAAATAGTATCAATACAAGATGCAGTGAAGGTCAGACAGAAATTTGAATTTGGAATATTATATGAGAAAATCCCCCAAAATGCCAAACAAATTGAAGAAATATTAGATGACAAAATGGAGGTTTTAAAATCTTGGGTATCAAGTAAACTAGGTGAAGAGATTGACAGAGAGATTCTCAATGAAATTATGGAAGAAATCAGAGGGATAGTCAAAGATAGGGGGCCAGAGAAAGTCAGTGAAGAAAGCCTTGTAATAAAAGTTAGAACTGTCATAACTAGGGCAAGGAAGACCAAAATAAAGAAAGAAATTGAAGACTCCCTCATCAAAATTATTGGCACAAGTGACATAAGAGAATTCCTGAGAACAAAAATGATTCCTGTTGAGCTAATTAAGTATCTTCCAGGAGTTCCTGAAAATGTGGCAAATAATGTTGAAAACTTAGTTAGAGCACTACTGGAATTCAGGAATATTGATTCAGAAAACAGGCTTACAGAGATAAAGACACTAATTGAGACATACTCCTCAGAACTCAGTCTTCTTTCTAAAGAAGACATACATTACAAGATTTTCAGAAGTTTCTTTGGGGAAGATTGGATTGAAGGACTGTTAACTAAACATGACTTTGCAGATATGCTAAATGACATGAAACTCAAATTAGGGGAGAATGTGGAAAAATGGACAACAAAACAGATTAGAGACTTTTACAAAGAATGGGTCAGGGAGAAATACAAGGAAGAAATGTATGATAGGATTCAACAGATAATTCATGCACTACCACCAGAAGAACTCAAAGAGCTTGTTACACTTATTATCAAAGATGACCCAGGAGTTGGACTCAAAATTGCAAAATTAATTAGAAAGTATCAGGGTGAGTCAAATGGAGAATACTCTCAAAGTTAATTTTTCAGAATTAATTCCTCTGCTCAGGGAAGAACAGGAACACCCATCATATCAAGGGTATCTTGGAGGTAGATTTCCAACTAAGATTATTTATACTGATGATTATTATACCTATGTCCAAATTGTTAAGGGAATAACAGAAAAGTTTAACCCCATCCAAGTTCACTTGTCAGAATATTGTACAAAAAGAGACACTCTTCCAGATATCCATAAAGCAATAACTGAAATTAAAGATGAACTAAAAAAAGGAGAGAACTCATTGCTACTGACTTCACTTAGTGAAGTTATCAGACTGAATAAAAGGAAAGGAACTAAGGGTTACCACCCAGTGCATCTCCTGAGTAGGATACACTCAATTGAAGTTACCCCATATACCCAAAGCAGACTTTGGGTGGTTCTGTTTGGTGTATCTTCTTTTGTGCAAGAATATTGGAAAAACTCACAAGATACAAGAAAAGTCCCTCCAATCTATGTGCCCCCAATTTTTCCAGAAGAAAAAAAGAAACCTAAGATTTGTATCACCAAAGACAACACAGTGATGACTTTAGCCCAAGACCTGGGAAAAAATAAAATCTTGCCTGTTACTGGATACAGAGAATATCTGAGTTTGTATGAAAGTATACCCTCTTTGGAGATGTTGATGTCAGCTAAAATTCTCTTAACAGGATCCAAGATACTATCTAAATACTTGGAAAAGGGAGACTTTCCTGGAATTGATATTGAACACATCTCTACATTAAAAGATGTTGCAGAGAAGATTCTGAGCATTAATATACCTTTTGAATATTCTCATGATGAGTTGAAGTTTTGGAAAGAGTTACTAAGAGAACTAAATAAGTTAAAGATTCCTGATATTGTGGAATACCTAAAAACAACATTCAACATAAAAGAGTTCTCATGGACCCATCTACTGAAACAATGGAAATCAAGTACTGATTACAAGAGATGGTTAATCTTCAACTGGATGAGACTCAATGTAAACTTAATTGATAATCAATATCTTAAACTTGTACTGAACAACAAAGCTATCAATTATGCATCATTTGAAAAGAGTATTTGGGTATATCCTCTAGAGAGAAAACTAACACTAAACCTTTCTGAAATAAAAGAGAGGAAAGAAGTTATTATGTTAATGGACCTAACACCTCCTCAAGAATTCTTTATCTTGCTTGAAGATACAGATAACCCAATTCAAAAGTTATCAGTACTACTTGGAACTAAAAAGGAAGATAAGATACAAATTATTCTATCAGTCAGAGATGCCATAAAGAGAGGTATCTCTTTAGAAAAGACACTAAGAATACTACAAATAACATTTCCAGACCTTTATCATTACATTGCATTCATAAACAACCCAGAAATCCCTGAGAGAGTTCAAGAGTACTTTAGAGAATACATTCTCTCCAAAGTGTTGAATGAGCCAAGTGACAAACTTCTTAGACTTCAGAGGGAATTTAATAGAGATAATCTACATACCAAGTTCAAACACAGGAATTCTGTTATTTCTGAACTATTGTCTCCACCAATAGTCTTTATTGATGGATTGGGGGTTGAGTGGAGTGGATTACTTAAGTGGTACTTAGAAAAACATTTCACTAATCATGATATCAGAATAACATTTGCAAAAGCTAGTATGCCAACTACAACTGAATTCAACAAGTTGCTAGGGGACAAGACAATAATTCTAACTAGAGACCTTGATATTGTGCTGCATAGTAAAGAATATCCAGAAAATATTATTGAGGAAATAGAGACAATCAAAGAGATAATACAAAACAAAATCTCCAAGCTAAAAGGCAAAAAATTCATAATAACTTCTGACCATGGAGCCACCCAATTTAATGGGTACATTAAAGACAGGATTAAACTACCATCTTCAATTCAAGGACAGCATAAAAGAGATGGTAGATACTTTGTAATAACTGAAATTAATTCACTGGAAGATATTGATAATACACCAGAGTATTTAGTAGAGATAAAAGAAGACAAAAAAATATATTTGATATCCAGAACATATAAGGTATTCCCTGGTGGAAAAAGAAGTATCACAGAGACTCATGGGGGAGCCACCCCAGAAGAACTTATTGTACCAGTTATATTTGTCAGCCCCCTTTCAGAAGCTCCTGCAAAAGTTAGGGTTATGAAAAAAATAGTTAGACTTGTGAAACCTATATTAGAAGTGAAAATTGAAAGCCTATATGGTCTAAATGAAGTGATATTAAGAATAGATGGAAGAGACATAAAAGGAGAAACAAAAACAGGGAACTTATGGAAGTTCAATCTAAGAAAACTCAAACTTAGGCCTGGAAAGTACAAAGGAACTCTGATATCTGGAGATAAGAAAATTGGTGAAGTTGAATTTGAGATTAGGGGTGGTCTTGAAGAAGAAGAGTTAATTTAGGAGGGACCCAAATGCCAATGGACCCATTAGGAGAAAAAATCAGAGAAATATTTTATGAAGAGAGTGTATACAAAGACCCTCAAAAATCTAAGGTATTTTCATCTCTAAATATACCCTCCTATCTAAGGGATTGGCTAGTTAAAAAATTCTCAGATGAAGAAGGAAATATTGACATTGAAGCTATCAGGGAGTTCATTAGAGAGAAAATACCAAGGAAGGAAGATGCTCAAGTCCTTAAAGACAGACTAATAAACAAACAGGAACAAGTCTCTATTCTAGCAAAGATTGTTGTTGAAATTGATATAGCTACAGGTGAAGCCCTCTTTCACTTACCTGAGTTAGGACTCCCTGAAAGAAAATATCAGGGAAGAGTGGAGAGATATCTAATACAAAAATATGGAGAAGAACTGCTATCTCTAGAAGGAGCCTGGGGTATTGTAACCCTGGACTGGAGAATTGAAAAAGTTCCTGGAAAATCAAAGGAAGAGGGAAGACTTGTATGTGTTGATTTTAAACCATTTAGACCTTATAGGATTGATATTGACTACTATAAGGAAGCCAGAAGGGAGTTTTCAACAGAAGAATGGATTGATGTCTTGTTAAGGGCAATGGATTACAATCCTGAGGGATTTATCTCAAAAAAAGCAAAGCTCTGGATGATAGCTAGACTTCTCCCATTTGTTGAAAAAAGAGTTAATCTTATTGAACTAGCCCCAAAAGGAACTGGTAAATCCTATGTTTACTCACAGTTAAGCAAGTATGGTTGGTTAATAAGTGGAGGTAGTATAAGCAGAGCCAAATTATTCTATGATTTAAACAGAAGGAAACCAGGATTAGTGAGCAGATTTGACTATGTTGCCTTAGATGAGATACAGACAGTACATTTCCCAAACCCTGAAGAGCTCAGAGGGGCTCTTAAAGGATATCTTGAAAGTGGGGAGTATAGAGTTGGTAACCATAGAGGAGTTGGTGAAGCTGGATTCATCCTCCTAGGAAATATTCCCATTGATTTCCAAGGGGAAAATAGGAAAGTATTCCTCACTCTTCCTGAGTTTTTCCAAGAATCAGCCCTCATTGATAGATTCCATGGATTCATTAAGGGATGGGAACTACCAAGGATAAAAGAAGGCATGAAAGCCAGAGGATGGGCTTTGAATGTTGAATATTTCACTGAGGTCTTACATAGATTTAGAGATGATTTAACATACAGGGCCATAGTAGATAGCTTATTATATGTCCCATCTCATGCTGATAGCAGAGATGTAGAAGCAATAAAAAGAATTAGTACAGCATTCTTGAAATTGCTATTCCCCCATGTTGAGAGGCCAGAAGATGTGCATATTGATGAATTCAAAAAATACTGCTTAGACATGGCAATTGAGATGAGAGGGTTCATAAGAAAACAATTGCACATAATGGACCCAGAGTATTCACCTAATCTTCCAGAGATTGAAGTTATCTACTAGACTTTTCACCCATTACTTTGTACTTCAAAATGAGTGTAACCCCCTGTGGTTACAATGGTTACATCCCAGAAATCATTCTGTTGGCTGAATAGAGCCTTTACAAGCCCCCAATAACTGCTGTTTTCATTAGAGATTACATCCCTCTCCTGTCTCTGATAGCCTAACAGAGCTTGCTCCTGCCTGCTATATGTAACTTTGTAACCACAACTTTGGAATTAAATTTTAATTTTTCATTTTTCCTTTATATTTATCAAGGGTTAATACAACTATGTAAAGAAAATTGATGCAACTCAATTGAGGTTACATTGGTTACAATGGTTACAATTACCAGATTCCTCTTTTTGTTGAAAGAAGGCACAATAGAGCTTTATTTGGCAAAAGAATGAAATGGCTTGAGAGGACTTCATTGGCACAAAAGAAGGCAGGAGCTTGCTGTAACCATTGTAACCAATGTAACCACAAGGGGTTACAGCAGTTTTTGATACAATTTTTGCAAATCCCTTTTTGCAACAAGAAAAATTGTCATTTTTTGCAGTTTTAGGGTTTGAAGTCACAACTAGAAAGTATTGTTCAAGCTGTGGTTACACTTGGTTACACCCAAAAAAGTTTGAGGTTGTAACCAAAAAGAAAAGTGATGGGGTTAAATTCTCTTGACCTTGAACACTGGAACTTCTGAGTTCTTGAGCACTGAGGATAGTTCAGTACCCATGAGTTCTATGTGTCTCCTGAACTTGGTTAACAGGAGTTCCTTAACTCTCTCTGCAACTTCCTCTTCATCATTGACACTTATTCTGGTGAGGAGGAGTGCAATGAACCTGTCAAAGCTTATTGACTTCTCA
This window of the Thermococcus thermotolerans genome carries:
- the pglZ gene encoding BREX-4 system phosphatase PglZ, which gives rise to MENTLKVNFSELIPLLREEQEHPSYQGYLGGRFPTKIIYTDDYYTYVQIVKGITEKFNPIQVHLSEYCTKRDTLPDIHKAITEIKDELKKGENSLLLTSLSEVIRLNKRKGTKGYHPVHLLSRIHSIEVTPYTQSRLWVVLFGVSSFVQEYWKNSQDTRKVPPIYVPPIFPEEKKKPKICITKDNTVMTLAQDLGKNKILPVTGYREYLSLYESIPSLEMLMSAKILLTGSKILSKYLEKGDFPGIDIEHISTLKDVAEKILSINIPFEYSHDELKFWKELLRELNKLKIPDIVEYLKTTFNIKEFSWTHLLKQWKSSTDYKRWLIFNWMRLNVNLIDNQYLKLVLNNKAINYASFEKSIWVYPLERKLTLNLSEIKERKEVIMLMDLTPPQEFFILLEDTDNPIQKLSVLLGTKKEDKIQIILSVRDAIKRGISLEKTLRILQITFPDLYHYIAFINNPEIPERVQEYFREYILSKVLNEPSDKLLRLQREFNRDNLHTKFKHRNSVISELLSPPIVFIDGLGVEWSGLLKWYLEKHFTNHDIRITFAKASMPTTTEFNKLLGDKTIILTRDLDIVLHSKEYPENIIEEIETIKEIIQNKISKLKGKKFIITSDHGATQFNGYIKDRIKLPSSIQGQHKRDGRYFVITEINSLEDIDNTPEYLVEIKEDKKIYLISRTYKVFPGGKRSITETHGGATPEELIVPVIFVSPLSEAPAKVRVMKKIVRLVKPILEVKIESLYGLNEVILRIDGRDIKGETKTGNLWKFNLRKLKLRPGKYKGTLISGDKKIGEVEFEIRGGLEEEELI
- the brxL gene encoding BREX system Lon protease-like protein BrxL; translation: MPMDPLGEKIREIFYEESVYKDPQKSKVFSSLNIPSYLRDWLVKKFSDEEGNIDIEAIREFIREKIPRKEDAQVLKDRLINKQEQVSILAKIVVEIDIATGEALFHLPELGLPERKYQGRVERYLIQKYGEELLSLEGAWGIVTLDWRIEKVPGKSKEEGRLVCVDFKPFRPYRIDIDYYKEARREFSTEEWIDVLLRAMDYNPEGFISKKAKLWMIARLLPFVEKRVNLIELAPKGTGKSYVYSQLSKYGWLISGGSISRAKLFYDLNRRKPGLVSRFDYVALDEIQTVHFPNPEELRGALKGYLESGEYRVGNHRGVGEAGFILLGNIPIDFQGENRKVFLTLPEFFQESALIDRFHGFIKGWELPRIKEGMKARGWALNVEYFTEVLHRFRDDLTYRAIVDSLLYVPSHADSRDVEAIKRISTAFLKLLFPHVERPEDVHIDEFKKYCLDMAIEMRGFIRKQLHIMDPEYSPNLPEIEVIY